One part of the Mesorhizobium sp. M4B.F.Ca.ET.058.02.1.1 genome encodes these proteins:
- a CDS encoding sensor histidine kinase — protein sequence MLQRPAAGAIAGLSPTPEQLGKRARRAWLLFAGVALAIIAAALYGAGLYGRAVEVDALAAQGRTDANLKVALLRAVLENPRALPLLLSEDQQVHDALTARTNAAIDVLNRKLEGLVSGTKASVLYVTGTDGLAVASSNWREPTSFVGNDYGFRAYFSRAMQTGTAEYFALGNVSKRPGLYISRRVGSASAPLGVVVVKMEFDQLEADWHEANRPAYVSDEHGVVLITSVPSWRFMTTAPLAGASLAEIRDSQQFGDAPLVPLPITRREPLSADVSIVHAITPGGSDGEYLRLSTPVASTPWRLDYLVPAEAPIAAAQREMRLLALGVIGPLIGLAAYLLWRRQSAQMRIAAEQATRAELERRVVERTEDLSRARDRLQAEITDHRSTEAKLQVVQQELVQANRLAILGQVAAGVAHEINQPVATIRAYADNARVFLDRQQTAPAEENLDAIAALTERIGTITDELKTFARKGRTAAEPVELRGVIEGAVVLLRSRFAGRLDALDIALPPPALKVMGNRVRLEQVLINLFQNALEALDGRDGARVEVLVEEKDDGVVLNVSDNGPGIPPAILKSLFTPFNTSKEKGLGLGLVISKDIVADYGGRIEVASGAEGTRFTIHLAKAA from the coding sequence ATGCTGCAGCGCCCCGCAGCCGGCGCCATTGCCGGCCTTTCTCCAACGCCCGAGCAGCTCGGCAAAAGGGCGCGCCGAGCGTGGCTGCTGTTTGCCGGCGTGGCCCTCGCCATCATCGCCGCGGCGCTCTACGGCGCCGGCCTTTATGGCCGCGCGGTCGAGGTCGACGCGCTTGCCGCGCAGGGGCGCACCGACGCCAACCTGAAGGTGGCGCTGCTCCGCGCCGTGCTGGAAAACCCGCGCGCGCTGCCGCTGCTTCTGTCTGAGGACCAGCAGGTGCATGACGCGCTGACCGCGCGCACCAATGCCGCGATCGACGTGCTCAACCGCAAGCTCGAAGGGCTGGTGTCCGGCACCAAGGCGTCGGTGCTCTACGTCACCGGCACGGACGGCCTGGCGGTCGCGTCGAGCAACTGGCGCGAGCCGACCAGCTTCGTCGGCAACGACTACGGCTTCCGCGCCTATTTCTCCCGCGCCATGCAGACGGGAACCGCCGAGTATTTCGCGCTCGGCAATGTCAGCAAGCGCCCCGGCCTCTACATCTCGCGCCGTGTCGGCAGCGCCTCGGCACCGCTTGGCGTCGTTGTCGTCAAGATGGAGTTCGACCAGCTCGAGGCCGACTGGCACGAGGCCAACCGGCCGGCCTATGTCAGCGACGAGCATGGCGTCGTGCTGATCACCAGCGTGCCGTCCTGGCGCTTCATGACGACGGCGCCGCTTGCCGGCGCCTCCCTTGCCGAAATCCGGGACAGCCAGCAGTTCGGCGACGCGCCGCTGGTGCCGCTGCCGATCACGCGGAGGGAACCCTTGAGCGCCGACGTGTCCATAGTGCATGCGATCACGCCGGGCGGCAGCGATGGCGAATATCTCAGGCTGTCGACGCCGGTCGCCTCGACGCCGTGGCGGCTCGACTATCTCGTTCCGGCCGAGGCGCCGATCGCCGCCGCCCAGCGCGAGATGCGGCTCCTGGCGCTCGGCGTCATCGGGCCGCTCATCGGCCTTGCCGCCTATCTGTTATGGCGCCGGCAATCCGCGCAGATGCGGATCGCCGCCGAACAGGCGACGCGCGCCGAGCTCGAACGTCGTGTCGTCGAGCGCACCGAGGATCTGAGCCGCGCCCGCGATCGCCTGCAGGCCGAGATCACCGACCATCGCAGCACAGAGGCCAAGCTGCAGGTGGTGCAGCAGGAGCTGGTGCAAGCCAATCGACTGGCCATCCTCGGTCAGGTCGCCGCCGGTGTCGCTCATGAGATCAACCAGCCGGTGGCGACCATCCGCGCCTATGCCGACAATGCGCGCGTCTTCCTCGACCGCCAGCAGACGGCGCCGGCCGAGGAGAACCTCGATGCCATCGCGGCGCTGACCGAGCGTATCGGCACCATCACCGACGAGTTGAAAACCTTCGCCCGCAAGGGCCGCACGGCGGCCGAGCCGGTCGAGTTGCGCGGCGTCATCGAGGGCGCGGTGGTGCTGCTCAGAAGCCGTTTCGCCGGCCGGCTCGACGCGCTCGATATCGCGCTGCCGCCGCCCGCACTCAAGGTCATGGGCAATCGGGTGCGGCTGGAACAGGTGCTGATCAATTTGTTCCAGAACGCGCTGGAGGCGCTGGACGGTCGCGACGGCGCCAGGGTCGAGGTTTTGGTCGAGGAAAAAGACGACGGCGTCGTGCTCAATGTCTCGGACAACGGGCCGGGCATTCCGCCGGCGATCCTGAAATCGCTGTTCACGCCCTTCAACACCTCGAAGGAGAAAGGGCTGGGGCTAGGTCTCGTCATCTCCAAGGACATCGTCGCCGACTATGGCGGACGCATCGAGGTCGCGAGCGGCGCCGAGGGCACGCGTTTCACCATCCATCTTGCGAAAGCGGCGTAG
- a CDS encoding sigma-54 dependent transcriptional regulator yields the protein MATNDPAPVILIDDDADLLKATRQTLELAGFAVSAFSMAREALAGLDAGFAGVVVSDIRMPEIDGLQLFDHIVEVDPDIPVILVTGHGDIAMAVKAIKDGAYDFITKPFAADRLAQSVWRAAEKRRLVMENRALREAAEQAQDSLPLIGQTPAMERLRRTLRQIADTDVDVLVTGETGSGKEVVASLLHRWSRRAQGNFVALNCGTLPETVIESELFGHEAGAFTGAQKKRIGRIEHSSGGTLFLDEIESMPPSTQVQMLRVLEMREVTPLGTNEVRPVDLRVVAAAKVDLGDPGQRGAFREDLYYRLNVVTLSIPPLRERRDDVALLFGYFAERAAARFQRSMPAVPAAVTRHLREHDWPGNVRELAHFAERFVLGLEDSAGAQQPAPAESDAAMPLPERLDRYEAEIIRETLGRNDGDVRRTIEALGIPRKTFYDKLQRHGIVRSDFSR from the coding sequence ATGGCGACCAACGACCCCGCCCCGGTCATCCTGATCGACGACGACGCCGATCTCCTGAAGGCGACAAGGCAGACGCTGGAGCTCGCCGGCTTCGCGGTGTCGGCCTTTTCGATGGCGCGAGAGGCTCTGGCCGGGCTCGACGCCGGTTTCGCCGGCGTGGTGGTGTCCGACATCCGCATGCCCGAGATCGACGGACTGCAGCTTTTCGACCACATCGTGGAGGTAGACCCGGACATCCCTGTCATCCTCGTCACCGGCCATGGCGACATCGCGATGGCCGTGAAGGCGATCAAGGACGGCGCATACGACTTCATCACCAAGCCCTTCGCGGCCGACCGGCTTGCACAAAGTGTCTGGCGGGCGGCCGAAAAGCGCCGCCTGGTGATGGAGAACCGGGCCTTGCGCGAGGCGGCCGAGCAGGCGCAGGACAGCCTGCCGCTGATCGGCCAGACGCCGGCGATGGAGCGGCTGCGCCGCACGCTGAGACAGATCGCCGATACCGATGTCGACGTTCTGGTGACCGGCGAGACGGGCTCCGGCAAGGAAGTGGTGGCGAGCCTGCTGCACCGCTGGAGCCGCCGCGCCCAGGGCAATTTCGTGGCGCTGAACTGCGGCACGCTGCCGGAGACGGTGATCGAGAGCGAATTGTTCGGCCACGAGGCAGGCGCCTTCACCGGCGCACAGAAGAAGAGGATTGGCCGCATCGAGCATTCAAGCGGCGGCACGCTGTTCCTCGACGAGATCGAGAGCATGCCGCCCTCGACCCAGGTGCAGATGCTGCGGGTGCTGGAAATGCGCGAGGTGACGCCGCTCGGCACCAATGAGGTGCGGCCCGTCGACCTGCGCGTCGTCGCCGCCGCCAAGGTCGATCTTGGCGATCCCGGCCAGCGAGGTGCCTTCCGCGAGGACCTTTACTACCGGCTGAACGTGGTGACGCTGTCGATCCCGCCGCTGCGCGAGCGCCGCGACGACGTGGCCCTGCTGTTCGGCTATTTCGCCGAGCGTGCGGCCGCCCGCTTCCAACGCTCGATGCCGGCCGTGCCGGCGGCGGTTACCCGCCATCTGAGAGAACATGACTGGCCCGGCAATGTGCGGGAGCTCGCCCATTTCGCCGAGCGTTTCGTGCTCGGGCTTGAGGACAGCGCCGGCGCGCAACAGCCTGCCCCGGCCGAATCGGATGCTGCCATGCCGCTGCCCGAACGGCTCGACCGCTACGAGGCCGAGATCATCCGCGAGACACTTGGCCGCAATGACGGCGATGTCCGGCGCACGATCGAGGCGCTGGGGATTCCGCGCAAGACCTTCTACGACAAGTTGCAGCGGCACGGCATCGTGCGCAGCGATTTTTCCAGATAA
- a CDS encoding phytochelatin synthase family protein, which produces MFMKHVIRLALLATLLASMEARAETLPLPANLIGAASDAGEALLIEADAREAYFTLAINFVTQKNQAFCGVASSVMVLNAIGVPAPPVPEYDPYSTFTQDNLLDARSEQVIPAETIKKQGMTLDELGGLLALQPVQVEVRHAADSSMDTFRKEVRGYLATKRHFVIVNYLRKAMGQEKGGHISPLAAYDAETDRFLILDVARYKYPPSG; this is translated from the coding sequence ATGTTCATGAAGCATGTCATTCGACTCGCATTGCTTGCCACGTTATTGGCCTCGATGGAGGCCAGAGCCGAGACGCTGCCGCTGCCGGCAAATCTCATCGGGGCGGCTTCCGATGCCGGTGAAGCGCTCTTGATCGAGGCCGATGCCCGCGAAGCCTATTTTACGCTGGCCATAAATTTCGTCACCCAGAAGAACCAAGCTTTTTGTGGGGTGGCCAGCAGTGTCATGGTTCTGAATGCCATTGGCGTTCCAGCCCCACCGGTGCCCGAGTATGACCCCTACAGCACCTTCACTCAGGACAATCTTCTGGATGCCCGCAGCGAGCAGGTCATTCCGGCTGAGACAATCAAAAAGCAGGGCATGACTTTAGATGAATTGGGTGGCCTTCTTGCGTTGCAGCCCGTGCAGGTTGAGGTGCGACATGCTGCCGACAGCAGCATGGACACCTTCCGCAAGGAGGTCCGAGGCTATCTCGCGACCAAAAGGCACTTTGTCATCGTCAATTACTTGCGCAAAGCCATGGGTCAGGAAAAAGGCGGCCACATCTCACCCTTGGCCGCTTATGATGCCGAGACCGACCGTTTCCTCATCCTCGACGTTGCTCGGTACAAATATCCCCCGTCTGGGTGA
- the rhaI gene encoding L-rhamnose catabolism isomerase, with protein MSETIISADLVASQNAARKSDLERDYDSLGEHLDRRGIAIDAIRDKVEKFAVAIPSWGVGTGGTRFARFPGAGEPRDIFDKIEDCAVISQLTQATPTVSLHIPWDKADPKRLKQAASRFGLGFDAMNSNTFSDAKDQELSYKFGSLSHADAGTRRQAVEHNLECIEIGKTLGSKALTVWIGDGSNFPGQVNFARAFERYLDAMRDIYAGLPDDWRLFTEHKMYEPAFYSTVVQDWGTNYIIAKELGDKAYCLVDLGHHAPNVNIEMIVSRLIQFKKLGGFHFNDSKYGDDDLDAGSIDPYRLFLVFNELVDAELSGADRFNPAHMLDQSHNVTDPIESLMLSAVEVQRSYAQALLVDRRALEGFQETNDALMATQTLKAAYRTDVEPILAMARMKTGGAIDPVAAYRAAGYRAKVAAERPAVASGGGGIV; from the coding sequence TTGTCCGAAACCATTATCTCAGCCGACCTCGTCGCCAGCCAAAACGCTGCGCGCAAGAGCGACCTCGAACGCGATTACGACTCGCTCGGCGAACACCTCGACCGGCGCGGCATCGCCATTGACGCTATCCGCGACAAGGTGGAGAAATTCGCCGTGGCGATCCCGTCCTGGGGCGTCGGCACCGGCGGCACCCGCTTTGCCCGTTTCCCCGGTGCTGGTGAGCCGCGCGACATCTTCGACAAGATCGAGGACTGCGCAGTCATCAGCCAGCTGACCCAGGCGACGCCGACCGTCTCGCTGCACATCCCCTGGGACAAGGCTGACCCGAAGCGGCTGAAGCAGGCCGCGTCGCGCTTCGGCCTCGGCTTCGACGCCATGAATTCGAACACCTTCTCCGACGCCAAGGACCAGGAGCTTTCCTACAAATTCGGCTCGCTGTCGCATGCCGATGCCGGCACGCGCCGCCAGGCGGTCGAGCACAATCTCGAATGCATCGAGATCGGCAAGACGCTTGGCTCGAAGGCGCTGACGGTGTGGATCGGCGACGGCTCGAACTTTCCCGGCCAGGTCAATTTCGCCAGAGCCTTCGAGCGCTATCTCGACGCCATGCGCGACATCTATGCCGGGCTGCCGGACGACTGGCGGCTTTTCACCGAGCACAAGATGTACGAGCCGGCCTTCTATTCGACGGTCGTGCAGGACTGGGGCACCAACTACATCATCGCGAAAGAACTCGGCGACAAGGCTTACTGCCTGGTCGATCTCGGCCACCATGCGCCGAACGTCAACATCGAGATGATCGTGTCGCGGCTGATCCAGTTCAAGAAGCTCGGCGGCTTCCACTTCAACGATTCCAAATATGGCGACGACGATCTCGATGCCGGCTCGATCGATCCCTACCGACTGTTCCTGGTCTTCAACGAGTTGGTCGACGCCGAGCTATCCGGAGCCGACCGGTTCAACCCAGCGCACATGCTCGACCAGAGCCACAACGTCACCGACCCGATCGAAAGCCTGATGCTGTCGGCGGTGGAAGTGCAGCGCTCCTATGCGCAGGCGCTGCTGGTCGACCGCAGGGCGCTCGAGGGCTTCCAGGAGACCAATGACGCGCTGATGGCGACGCAGACGCTGAAAGCCGCCTATCGCACCGATGTCGAGCCGATCCTGGCCATGGCGCGGATGAAGACCGGCGGCGCCATCGATCCGGTCGCAGCTTACCGCGCCGCCGGCTACCGGGCGAAGGTCGCGGCGGAGCGGCCTGCGGTCGCCAGCGGCGGTGGGGGCATTGTTTGA